From a single Planctomycetia bacterium genomic region:
- a CDS encoding PEP-CTERM sorting domain-containing protein, whose translation MLHKTLMLAAVAIAATAIASPADAQVRLIGMSGNQNASQTTTPHQEAFWDINIGDASSIEVGRALFSPDSQALGFNPVSGLLHRTGGGDAYSNNPQRMDSTSGLLIGGYADDHYMETFDPAVLTPGSQVPPSTAIYNANGPNLPADPLLARFGLPAPRPSWVLPVEPRTSAQTDASFRQTGENEMHAIRGLAWSASQSLFFVTSEEGIYTMTADGESDFLGAPRADFGDAKGLVILDIEGQERMFVGTKEQTGSDPFAGSELIEVDMTTGLEINSVLLRDPVLPDTLGATGILGMSVHPETGVLYAVSRGESTSDPYARELITIDPLTGNTTLIGLIGVNISSIAFTFPVVVDPDQEGDTNGDGAVTIEDLNNVRNNFGGAGLGDTVGSDDGQVTIEDLNNVRNNFGAGVAGANAVPEPSTALLALCGLAALGYRFRRK comes from the coding sequence ATGCTTCACAAAACACTCATGCTCGCGGCCGTCGCGATCGCTGCCACGGCCATTGCGAGCCCAGCCGACGCCCAGGTTCGCTTGATCGGGATGTCTGGGAATCAAAATGCAAGTCAGACCACTACGCCACATCAAGAGGCGTTTTGGGATATCAACATCGGCGATGCTTCCAGCATCGAGGTGGGACGCGCGCTGTTTAGTCCCGACAGCCAAGCCCTGGGTTTCAATCCTGTGAGCGGCCTGCTGCACCGAACCGGCGGTGGTGACGCGTACAGCAACAATCCTCAGCGGATGGACTCAACCAGTGGGCTCCTGATTGGTGGTTATGCGGATGATCATTACATGGAGACGTTTGATCCGGCCGTTTTGACGCCCGGAAGCCAGGTGCCGCCTTCCACGGCAATTTACAACGCCAACGGCCCCAACCTTCCGGCCGATCCGCTGTTGGCCAGGTTCGGGCTTCCCGCGCCGCGTCCCTCGTGGGTGCTGCCAGTCGAACCGCGGACGTCCGCCCAGACCGACGCTTCGTTCAGGCAGACAGGAGAGAACGAAATGCACGCGATTCGAGGATTGGCCTGGTCCGCCTCGCAAAGCCTGTTTTTTGTCACATCCGAGGAAGGCATCTACACGATGACGGCCGACGGGGAATCAGATTTCCTCGGCGCCCCGCGCGCCGATTTTGGTGACGCGAAGGGCTTGGTGATCCTGGATATCGAGGGGCAAGAAAGGATGTTTGTCGGCACCAAAGAGCAAACCGGTTCGGACCCCTTCGCTGGTTCCGAGCTGATCGAGGTCGACATGACAACGGGGTTGGAAATCAATTCGGTGTTGTTGCGGGATCCTGTTTTGCCGGACACGCTTGGCGCAACGGGCATCCTCGGCATGTCAGTTCATCCAGAGACGGGCGTGTTGTATGCGGTTTCGCGCGGCGAGAGTACCAGCGATCCGTACGCGCGTGAGTTGATCACGATTGACCCACTTACCGGGAATACGACGTTGATCGGATTGATTGGAGTGAATATCTCGAGCATCGCGTTCACCTTCCCGGTCGTCGTCGATCCAGACCAAGAAGGCGACACCAACGGCGACGGCGCGGTAACCATCGAAGACTTGAACAACGTCCGCAATAACTTCGGTGGCGCTGGCCTTGGCGACACCGTTGGCAGCGACGACGGCCAGGTCACCATCGAAGACTTGAACAACGTCCGCAACAACTTCGGCGCCGGCGTTGCCGGTGCGAACGCGGTCCCGGAACCGTCGACTGCCCTGCTGGCCCTCTGCGGCCTCGCGGCGCTCGGCTATCGCTTCCGTCGTAAGTAA